The Antarcticibacterium sp. 1MA-6-2 genome has a window encoding:
- a CDS encoding metalloprotease, with protein sequence MVLNEIYLNDWANSFKDKSTPLARRFAEDYLRRFHFAKEEERGFTKIYSITNKNVQNYTWDRPEGAPDIIRIFLEEPLNPGEKVYLNLLYRVKIPSEKFTRYGYDDLGNFKLKYWYITPAVFNGDWKIYSDRNIGDQYTPPADIKIKLSTKPNLYVGSPLNVERVITENGFKTTFLSGDNRVTSQLYLTRTFNFESIEVNSTEVLTNVEDDGLMLGMKGLILNRILKFLELRLGEYPHKTLFVTREDYLNNPVYGLNQLPHYIRPFPDGFQYDIKQLKAVTDHYLKNTLLLNPREEQWVYDAIHISLMMDYVDTYYPDMKLMGNLSDVIGIRWFHAADLEFNDQYPFLYLHMARMNLDQPLTTSQDSLIKFNKNIANAYKAGAGLKYVEDFLGDKTVKASIEEFYSDYLLEPTGAESFKQILQKNADKDISWFFDDYVTTSQKMDFKIKNVRKTEDSLLVTIKNKKNNNMPVPLYGLRDGEIIYKKWVENTAENVTVTIPRDGIERLALNYEGIIPEINQRDNYKGITTFLDKPVQFRLLKDVEDPRYYQLFFMPEVTFNLYDGVAIGPKVYNKPFLNRRFDFRLAPKFGFNSQTLVGSAMVSNTHFYDDENLFALRYGVSGVRFSYGYDLFYEKFTPYLGFFFRNFYLRDNERQSLILRNVNVQQDLDPINPVEQPEYNVFNVSYNYSDTNLVDFITGGVDYELAKNFSKLSMEVEYRKLFKNNQQINLRMFAGTFLYNDEVDNDYFSFALDRPTDYLFDYNYYGRSQSTGLFSQQLITAEGGFKSQLQPEYANQWLTTVNASTNLWKWIFVYGDAGLLKNKGFNPEFVYDSGIRMSLVQDYFEVFFPVYSNLGWEIAQDNYDQKIRFIVTLDLNTLIKLFTREWY encoded by the coding sequence ATGGTTCTCAATGAAATCTATTTAAATGATTGGGCGAATAGTTTTAAGGATAAATCTACTCCCCTGGCCAGACGTTTTGCTGAAGACTATCTACGGCGATTTCATTTCGCGAAAGAAGAAGAAAGGGGCTTCACAAAGATCTATAGTATTACAAATAAAAATGTACAGAACTACACCTGGGACCGACCCGAAGGTGCGCCCGACATTATTAGGATTTTTCTCGAAGAACCTTTAAATCCCGGGGAAAAAGTTTATCTAAATCTTCTATACAGGGTAAAAATACCTTCTGAAAAATTTACCCGGTATGGCTATGATGACCTTGGCAATTTTAAGCTGAAGTACTGGTACATTACCCCTGCCGTCTTTAATGGCGATTGGAAAATCTACAGTGACAGGAATATTGGAGATCAATATACCCCTCCGGCTGATATAAAAATTAAATTATCCACAAAACCCAATTTATATGTAGGATCACCGCTCAATGTTGAAAGGGTGATCACTGAAAATGGTTTTAAAACTACTTTTCTTAGCGGTGATAACAGAGTAACATCTCAACTCTATCTTACCCGTACCTTTAATTTTGAGTCTATAGAAGTAAATTCAACCGAAGTTCTAACCAATGTTGAGGACGATGGACTTATGTTAGGAATGAAAGGTCTCATATTAAACCGTATCCTGAAGTTTCTGGAATTAAGGTTGGGAGAATATCCACATAAAACCCTCTTCGTAACCCGGGAGGATTATTTAAACAATCCTGTGTATGGTCTTAACCAACTTCCTCATTATATACGTCCATTTCCAGATGGATTCCAATATGATATTAAACAGCTTAAAGCTGTGACAGATCATTATTTAAAAAATACGTTGCTCTTGAATCCAAGGGAAGAACAATGGGTTTATGATGCCATTCACATATCTCTAATGATGGACTACGTAGACACCTATTATCCAGATATGAAACTCATGGGGAACCTGAGTGATGTTATAGGAATAAGATGGTTTCATGCGGCTGATCTGGAATTTAACGACCAATATCCCTTTCTCTACCTGCACATGGCAAGAATGAATCTTGACCAACCGCTAACCACCAGCCAGGATTCACTAATTAAATTTAATAAAAATATAGCCAACGCTTATAAGGCAGGAGCTGGTTTAAAATATGTTGAAGATTTTTTAGGAGACAAGACAGTGAAAGCTTCAATTGAAGAATTTTATTCCGATTATTTATTAGAACCCACTGGAGCAGAATCTTTTAAACAGATTCTTCAAAAAAATGCCGATAAAGATATTTCCTGGTTTTTTGATGATTATGTCACCACAAGTCAAAAAATGGATTTCAAAATTAAGAATGTCCGGAAAACGGAAGATTCACTGTTAGTAACTATTAAAAATAAGAAGAATAATAATATGCCTGTACCTCTTTACGGGTTAAGGGATGGAGAAATCATTTATAAGAAGTGGGTGGAAAATACGGCTGAAAATGTAACTGTTACTATTCCTCGTGACGGTATTGAAAGGCTGGCTTTAAATTATGAAGGTATTATTCCCGAAATAAACCAAAGAGACAATTATAAAGGTATTACGACCTTCCTGGATAAACCTGTTCAGTTTAGACTCTTAAAGGATGTTGAAGATCCAAGGTATTATCAGTTATTTTTTATGCCGGAAGTCACCTTTAATTTATACGACGGAGTGGCTATAGGGCCTAAAGTTTATAACAAGCCATTCCTTAACAGAAGGTTTGATTTTCGCCTGGCTCCTAAATTTGGGTTTAATAGCCAAACCCTGGTTGGCTCAGCTATGGTAAGTAATACACATTTTTATGATGATGAGAATCTTTTTGCATTGCGTTACGGTGTAAGCGGAGTAAGATTCTCCTATGGCTATGATCTTTTCTACGAAAAGTTTACTCCCTACCTGGGATTCTTTTTTAGAAATTTTTACTTGAGGGATAACGAGCGGCAAAGCCTTATTTTAAGAAACGTAAATGTTCAACAGGATCTCGATCCCATAAATCCTGTTGAACAGCCGGAATACAATGTTTTTAATGTAAGTTACAATTATAGTGATACCAATCTTGTAGATTTTATTACTGGTGGCGTAGATTATGAACTTGCAAAAAACTTTAGTAAACTTTCTATGGAAGTTGAATACCGTAAGCTTTTTAAAAACAATCAGCAGATCAATTTGAGGATGTTTGCGGGAACCTTTTTGTATAACGATGAAGTTGACAATGATTACTTCAGCTTTGCCCTGGATCGGCCAACAGATTACCTCTTCGATTATAACTACTATGGCCGAAGTCAGTCCACAGGATTGTTCAGCCAACAATTAATTACAGCAGAAGGTGGTTTCAAATCGCAGTTACAGCCGGAATATGCTAATCAATGGCTCACAACGGTTAATGCAAGCACAAATTTGTGGAAGTGGATCTTTGTTTACGGGGATGCAGGCCTTCTTAAAAATAAAGGTTTTAATCCCGAATTTGTCTATGATTCCGGAATTAGAATGAGCCTGGTTCAGGATTATTTCGAAGTTTTTTTCCCGGTTTATTCAAATCTTGGTTGGGAAATAGCCCAGGATAATTATGATCAAAAAATAAGATTTATTGTTACTTTGGATCTCAATACATTAATTAAATTATTCACCCGGGAGTGGTATTAA